The window cagttttttctagtttttacaaaaaaaattgctttagaaaattatttttcgggtatgggtaatgtgtctttttaattaatttagagatatttagaattggccaacaTGACTATGatacgtgtccctccgtttaaacgaggggtatatttgaacccagaGTATGACTGctggggtatagataacccaatagtataacgaggggtattcttagaccattttcgaaagtacatgggtatatttggacctttgCCGAAAATAGAATGACGATAATAATATAGTAAGGTgatcaaaaatgaaagaaaataatggttagtcataaaaacttactaccaacagaaagcgagagtgcatgccaatactactgttatgaacactctagactacctactttACTACCTTAACCTtaacctccataccttcctatcaggggtcatgtcctcggtcaacTGAAGCTGCACCATGTCTTGCCTAAATACCTTcctgtcacacaaaacaccggaagtgAGTCTATATTTTATCCATCctgccccaatacgatgtgtgacatcttcatcaatctccccatccccctgaataatagacccaagataCTTAAAACTTCCTCTCCTATGGATGACCTACGAGTCCaacctcacctccccttcccctcctaTGAATGACCtacgagtccagcctcacctcccaTTCCCCTCCTTAAGTCTCActactgaacttacactccaagtattctgtcttggtcctgctcaacttgaaacctttagactccagggtctgcttCCATACCTCTAACTGCGCGTTCACACTgcctcgcgtctcgtcaatcaatacaatatcatctgcaaatagcatgcaccacgacACTTCCCTttggatgtggcgcgtcagtaTGTCCATCGCCAGGGCAAATAAAAAAGGCTGAGTGCCGACccttgatgcaaccccatcataaccggaaaaTGATACGAGTCCCCACCCAACGTCCTTAATCGCCCTAACGTAGACAACcggtacacctctagcctccaaacatctccacaaaacttCCCTCGAACTTTATCGCatgccttttctaagtcgatgaaaaccatatgcaagtccttcttcctCTCCATATACTGCTCTATCAATCTCCTAAAAAGGTGGATGGCTTTTGTAGTTGAACGCCCCGGCATAAACCCGAATTGGTTCTCAAAAATAGACACACTCATCCTaacccttagctctaccactctttcccaaactttcatagtatggctaagcacCTTGATACCCCGAtatttattgcaattttggatatcacctttgttcttgtatatAAGAACCATCGTACTTCACCTCTACTCTTCGGGCATATTCTTAGTTCTAAAAATGACATaaaataacctagtgagccactccaagcctgccttgCCCGCGCACTCTTTCAAAACTCCACCGGGATTTCATCCGGCCCAGTCGctttgcccctgctcatcttacgcatagccccctccACTTCATCTactctaatccgcctacaatacccaaagtcacaatGACTCCCAGAGAGTTTCAAATCACCCAGTACAATATTCCTGTCTCTctcctcgttcaagagactatggaagtaggtctgccatctccgacggataagcccctcatccggcaaaactctaccttcttcttccttgatgaacttcacttggtccaagtcacaTAACTTCCTTTCATGcgccttggctaacctgaacaacctcttatccccacctcggccctcgagttcctcatacaaacgactAAAAGCTGCAGTATTGGCCGCCATAACTGCTagctttgcctctttcttagccaacttataTTACTCCATATTCGCCCTCCTCTCCTCCTCGTCTATACTTTCCACTAGCTTCAGATACGCCACTTTCTGGGTTTCATTTTTCCTTGCACCTTTTCATTCCACCGCCAGTCTCCCTTGTGACCACCAGAGTAACCCTTTGAGACCCCTAAAACCTCTCACGCGGCTTCTCTAATGCACTGCACAGTCATGGTCCACATAGCGCTTGCATCCCCATTACTCCTCCAAGCCCCCATAGTCAGCAGCTTGACCCCCAACTCCTGTGCTTTAGCTTCTGTCAAGACTCCTCACTTGATCCTATGTTGGCTATACATcgccctcttcttcctcttcctcatgaTCTCAAGGTCCATGACCAGGAGCCTATGAGGGGTCGAGAGATTCTCACTTGGGATGACCTTGCAATCCGTGCAAAGACTTCTATCGGACTTCCTACAGAGtaaataatcaatctgagtctcaACCACCGAACTCCGAAAGGTGACCAAGTACTCCCTCTTTTTCGGGAAACTCGAGTTTGATATTACCAAATCAAATGCTATCTCAAAGAGGATAATTagtattattattaattatatatgcAATGCATgacttaaaagttaaaaaaaaatatttacaggGTGGAACGTCCTAACATTTCAGACTTTGGTCTTAAACAGTTGAGATTTTAAGGAAGATTACAGACttttaaaaattgtaaaataattttataacgTTTTCATAACATTTcatacttttaaaatttgtgattCTATACGGTCTGTATACTATACCGTATATACATATATCTCTGCAACCAATCTGCCTCGCCATTTTCTCTTCTTATGTTTTGCTCTTTGTACTCACTACTTAATTGTTTACGTATATCATAAATCTCAAATTATGGGATGTGTTTTGACTTTTGAAAGTATATGACAATGGAACATACAGTACATGCTACATTTTCATATCGTATTAAGTTATTTctccattttatattttttagcaCAAAGTGCGAAAATATATACTACAATCAAACTTATCTATAATAATCTCGTTAGCTTCAAATATTTTTGAACTCTTATAGTGAAATGCtgttatacaaaatatatattataatatatatgtcaataattctttttctgatgttaattatttatatgttcaaacaaatacCGTCAAATAAATGCAAGAAAAAATAGTAATTTTTAagcttatagcctgtttggccaagcttcttcaaaagtttattttttggttgttgtcaaaagcattttttcccaaatataaggtgtttggccaagcgtTTAGATGAAAAAAAACCCGTACTTTTGAATAGAAACAGTTATTGAGAAGCATACAATAATAACTTATTCccaaagtatttttttaaaaagtactttcgataaaaatacacttagaattactaagcttggccaaacactaattgtcaTTCAAAAATGCTAATtgaattaattagccaaacacaaacgaCATGTTTCTCactaaaaatacttttttaaaaagcactttaaaaaaaatattttttaaaataagcttattttataagtttggccaaacaaactattattctttggaatttaacaaaaatagagaaagttaaaaaagaaaaagaaaaagagagaggttAAATAGTACTCgattcttttaaatttaaaatttagttGACCGACTTTCATAAATATATAAAAACCAAAAACATGGCTCCGATCCCATATTCATGGCGTTCTCAACGGTCACATGCCACGACTCGGTACCAACTCGTCCAAAATGACTGAGTCACAATCACCGAGTCACTCCCCTTCTCCTGAAGAACCAACACAAAACCAAAACACACCATTTCACGTTCCAGTAGAGATAATCAGTGACGAAGAAATGGCGCTAATCGAAGCTGCCTTCGCCGCTACGCGGGCTCTGGTGTCGTCTCCACCACGCGCTTCTTCATCGGCTCATTTCCGTGAAAACGTCAGGTCCATTAAATCTATTACTCTGTTATCGAACCGGAGTATTTCGAGTTGTTCGCGGAGTGATCCGTTAATGATCGATGTAGAAGATTCTGGAAGGTTAACAAGTAGCCAGAAGAGGAATAGAGTTGTTGATTCGTTGTTGCATCGGTTTCGGAGGAAGAGAGGCTTGTCTGTTACTGATATTACTGCCACAGTatgaatttttatttgattttttaataCAATTTGGTTTACTTTTGTTACAATTAGATGTTGAAGTTTGAAAAAGCTGTAGTGTTGCTAATGTTTCCTCATCCATTGCTAAGTGGAAAATGGAATTCAGAATTTCAGCCTGTTTTGTTGCTTTGTACATAATGGTGTTTATCATGATTAGTCGGTCTTACTAGAtaccaagtttaagaaagtaatttggctTTTACATTATAAGTGCATGATAGAAAAATATTAAAGTAATTTGAAAAGTTAATTTGGTAGAGATATTAtcacataaaatttaaattttgaacagtTTAATGAATTGATTTTTTCAAAGTTGTGACTGTTATATAGAAATGAAATTGTGTGAAACATCTTTGGCCGTCCCAAAAGGGTAAGATAAGTTGTGACACGAAGAGTGTTCTTTTAATCAGTTTGCTTTAGTTGTGCTACAATTGGACGGCTTTGATGTTGTAGTTTGACAAAAGCTGTGGTCTTGCTGATGTTTCATTATTTGAGTGCTAAGTAGAATTGTAATTTGGAATTTTAGCTAATTTGTTGCTTTGACCATGAGTACATGAAGGCTTAttgttatattttttcttttgacttCTATATTTTATTAGCAGGGTGGATAATAAAATTAAAGTAATACTATTTCAAAAGTTAGTTTGCTATAAGAAAATATCACACCAAATTTTCTAACTTGAATTGTTCAATGAATTTGAATTATTGAAGCTGTGAAAGTTTTATCGAAATCAAATGGTGTCAAAAATTTTGTGACGCCCTAGAGTAAAAGGAGTGTCAGATAAGGTGGGGTATAGGGAGTATTATCTTTTGATCTTTCATTTTGGGTTCTTTTCTTGTGATCTTTGGGTAGATAAATATAGGTTGGACATGTTATTTGAATTGTTCCGCAGACAGACTTGAGTATTGAGATGGGACCAGGGTGAAGTGAGATTACTCATCTGTTTTTTTTAAAGTTCTAGGATGTAGTATGATGTTCAGTGAAAAGATCTATGTCATTTGTGAATCGCTTGGATTTTACATGAGATTGCAAGAGGTTTGAATCTAGGTCAGGCTTATGGTTTACATCATTTATAGCTGGTTCATTTGCACATATATTGCATCGACACAATGCTTTTTCGTGGTAACCGTTCCGGAATATGTTGGAATCCATTGACCATATGGTTCTGGATTTTAATATTCTTCCACTAATAGGAAGGACAGCTAGGCCATTCGTCTCaaattcaatttttctttgtgttcaGTAACAATTTTGATTTTGTTGTTCTTTTGGTCTCAAGAAGCAGATTAGTGCTAACCAATACGAGTTGCAGGACTTCCTAGAAAACAACGGTTCACGCCTTGTATGGATGAAACTTGTATTactaatttcttttcctttggttTCTCATGCTGTCATTGTGGATCGGTCTGGTAGTGGTAGGTAAGATATGTTACTAGGATAGAACCGCTCAATAATTTTATCTACTGTGGCGTTTATGATTTGAGAAATTTGGCTAGTGTAAAAACAAGTACTTGTTTTAGCCTTTCTGGTGTGAACGTTCTTTTGAGTATATTCTCTTGTTCTGCATTGGCTTTGTTATATACTTAAAAGTCATTGTGCAATGTGCAGGCAGATAGTTTTAATCCCTAAAACATGAAGTGTACTGATTACTAGTCCTCATTATCACAAGTTTGCCTTCAGGAATGGTGTGAAAAAAAGATGGAGTATTCTCTTCTCTGTGGCAAGCCCGAAAAGACCAAAGCTATGAAAGCTGGTAGCATTCGCCATGAAGCACTAGAAGAGGAGGTATTCCCTATCTATGTTTGAGTGATTAAGGAAGAAGTACTTTGATATGACAGATATTTTATATTATCCTGTATGTCAGTTTGCTGAGAGGACATTAAAGAGATAATATCAAGAGTTGTGCAAATACGAACGTATTTATCAGTGCTTACCATTTTCGTTTTTAAAGTGATTCTTTAGTATATTCTTGTGTTTTACTTTTACTTGTTGCTCATTCTTATTACCATGATTTTGATTGTATGCAGGTGATCAAAAAGGTAAAAGTTCATGTTACATCAGCTGAAGATGTATGGGCATTGAAGTTCTTGAATTTCATAGTTGGCGCAAACCAACTATTATTTGATGGATTAACACGTGAATTGCCTTTGTAAGTCTCTTTTTAATCTTTTGTTTGATATTCCTATAAGTATGTCTACTTGACAATGTTCCACATCAAGAATTTATTTTAAACTACTGATCTTATTTATTTGTGTGTATCTATAAGCACTTTAAAAAGAAAAGGCAGGTGTATATATTTAAGTGTCATATACAAACTTTGTGATCCACTAATGAAAAAGGCCTTGACCCTTTAACACATCTGTAACATTTCATCAACTTAAACTTTTTACCTACCAACTAGATCAGTTTGGCGTTATTGCAGACCTAAAATAAACAGATAAATAAGTCTCATGAGAGGTGATCACACAATTTAATATTATATCATAGTATGCAATGGTCTATTTGCAAGACTAACTGCTACCCATTTTCAAGAAGAATATTCACGTGCTTGACCCAAGAAAAGAGTCAAGCAGGCCCTGCAACACAacttattataaaaaaaaatttaaaaaaataaatgtgTCCcctttttaatagtttaagctTTTAGATCAAACAGTTACACAATATAACAGATGTAATCGGGTTGATAGAAAGA is drawn from Nicotiana tabacum cultivar K326 chromosome 9, ASM71507v2, whole genome shotgun sequence and contains these coding sequences:
- the LOC107811336 gene encoding exonuclease V, chloroplastic is translated as MPRLGTNSSKMTESQSPSHSPSPEEPTQNQNTPFHVPVEIISDEEMALIEAAFAATRALVSSPPRASSSAHFRENVRSIKSITLLSNRSISSCSRSDPLMIDVEDSGRLTSSQKRNRVVDSLLHRFRRKRGLSVTDITATEWCEKKMEYSLLCGKPEKTKAMKAGSIRHEALEEEVIKKVKVHVTSAEDVWALKFLNFIVGANQLLFDGLTRELPLVGFAEGVWMVGVIDEIRMPKGQSDTYPMLVDTKTRVRASLPGEPQRRNGRLQLMCYKHLWDSLVADEFPSRQFFDFFSLNPYQILSAEIRENTAKCGFPTETLTDMLRYLRNTWSMLPPAHEQLLLRYELQEDQSLLGEDQFEYDLNWVKGQIKSSLEVWRGEREASYTPEEERWKCRSCKFASECPASNSGSQVERTLNANC